In bacterium, the genomic stretch CAGATCCTCTACTCCCTCGGCTCCTTCCAGGGCGACCCGGTCATGGGCGGCCACTTCACCTCGGTCGACGGCGTCGCCGCGGCCAACGTCGCGCGCTGGGACGGGGCCGTCTGGAACCCGCTCGGGGCCGGCACGAACGGGTCCGTCCATGCGATCCACGAGATGGGCGGCGTGCTCTACGTGGGCGGCGGGTTCAGCCAGGCGGGCGGGGTCTCCGCGACGAACATCGCGGCGTGGGACGGGACGACCTGGAGCGCCCTGGGCGGGGGCCTGTCCGGCGGGCGGGTCTTCGGCCTGGCCTCCATCGGGTCGGACCTCTACGCCACCGGCGAGTTCACCCAGGCCGACGGCCAGCCCTGCGCCTACGTGGCCCGCTGGGACGGCAGCGCCTGGCACACCCTCGACTCCGGTTTCGACGCCGAGGGGCGCACGCTCCTGGCCAGCGGCGGTCAGCTCTGGGCGGGCGGCGAGTTCCAGCTCGCCGGTGCGGCGGGTTCGCTGCGCGTGGGGCGGTGGCAGCCGTCCGTCGCCAGCGCCGCGCCGCTGGTTCGCGGCGACACGCGCATCGCCATGCGCCCGGCCTGGCCCAATCCGTTCACGAGCGCCACGGCCCTGGCCTTCGACCTGCCGGCCCCGGCGAACGTGGTCATCGACGTGTACGACCTGCGCGGCGCCCGCATCCGGACCTTCGCGCGCAACGGCCTCGCGGCCGGACCGCACCGCGTGTCCTGGGACGGTCGCGATGCGGCCGGACACGAGGCCCCGTCCGGCGTGTATTTCGTGGCGCTGCGGGACGGCGTCTCGACGGCCCGGCAGCGGGTGGTGCTGCTCCGCTAGTCGGAGAGGTAGTACTCCACCGTCGACACTACGCGCACCTTCTTGATGTGCGGATTGTTCTGGTCGCGGTCGGTGATCGAGAACTGGCCCTGCTGCGCCGAGCGGATCTTGCCGAGGGTGCTGCTGCTGTCGCGCGCGAACTTCTCGCCCACCTCGCGGGCGTTGCGCGTGGCCTCCTCGATCATGTCGGGCTTGATGTCGTTCAGGCCGGTGAAGAGGTACTGGGTCTGGGTGCCGTACTGTTCGCCGCTGAAGACGATGCCCTGGCGGCCCAGGTCGGCCAGACCCTTCTGCGCCGCGCGCACCCGCGCCACGTCCCGGGAGTACACGGTCACGACCTGCGTCGCCGAGTAGCGGAAGCGCGCCTCGTTGCCGCCGTACGACTGGGCCAGCTTGTCGACGATCGCCGGCGCGTTGCGGGTGATCTCGTCGGCGGGAATGCCGGCCCCGGCGAGGAACTTCTCGATGGCGGCGCTCTGCCCGCCGATGGTCCCGTAGAGGGCGTTCAGGTCGTTGTCGGCCGCGGTGAAGGCGATGGGCCAGATGACGACGTCGGCCGGGATCTCGCGTTCGGCGAGGCCCTTGACCACGACGGTGCGGTCGAGGGCCTTGACGCGCAGGGCGCCGGAGCCGAGGGTCCAGCCGAGCACGGCGCCGGCCGCGACGAGGCACACGCCGAGCACGAGGGTGGTCCTGGTGTTCATGGAATTCTCCCTGGTCAGGTTGACGACGGGCCGCCCGGCTTCTACTCCGGCGCCTGGAAAAGGTTCGCGACGAGGGCCTCGCAGGCGCTCGCCAGCACGGCCGCGAGGGCCGGCGGTTCGATGGCCGCCCCGCGCATCTCGAGCTCGGGCAGGCCGCCTTCCTCGGTCGGCGGCTTGACGACCAGGTCCCGGCTGCGCGACACCGACTCCGGCCCGATCAGCTCCACCTTGTCGCGCCACACCGACGACTCCCAGACGGCCGCGCCCGCGGCCAGATCGTAGACCACCAGCGAGACCGTGACCTTGCGTCGGATCTTGGCCGTGCGCTGCAGCGAGTTGGGCATGAGGTCGACCTCGCGGTCGTCGCGCACGTCCTCGCGCAGCGTGCCCGGCGGATCGAGCTCGGCGGTCTCCACCTCGTCGGCGTCGATGCGGGCGGCCACGGCGTAGTCGATCTCGGGCAGGTCGCCGTGCAGGAGCTGCAGCATGTCGGCGGTGACGGGTTCGCCGTTGGCGAAGGCCGCGTGCAGGCCGGCCAGTCCGCCGTCGGGCACGTTCTCCCGCACCGGGGGCCAGGCCCAGGTCGGCGGGTCCGGATGCGCCGCCAGCAGGGCGCCGTACAGGATGTCGGCCCAGGCGTCGGACTGGGCCATGAAGTCGCCGCCGAGCCCCGCCTCGCCCACCCCGGCGTCGGGCGCGGCGACGAATCCGACCACGGCGTAGCGCCCGCCCGCCGCCAGGGGATCGTAGCCGGTGTGCACGGCCTCGCGCTGCACCTTGGCGGCGCAGCCGGCGACTCCGGCGAGCAGCGCCATCAGGCAGGCCAGCCCGGCCGGCAAGGCAAGGGGCGGCGCGGCCATGCGCCGCCCCGCCCCGAAGATCTGGTTCCGTTTCGTCTGCGCCAAGATCACCCCTCCGCGGTCACGGTCTCGGGCACCTCCTTTCCGGTGCCGGTCGCGGCCGGCAGGGGGTGGAAGTGCAGTTCGGCCCGGAAGCCCCGCGCCAGGATCCGGTCCAGGTCGACCGGGCCGTTGAAGGCGATCGCCGCGGGGATGTTCCACTTGCGCTTGAAAACATCCCACTGTTTGTGGATCTGCGCCACATAATCCACGCCGGCCGCCGCGAAGCTGCGGCTGCCGAAGTGGTGCACGAAGCAGTCGCGGGCGATCAGGCACTCGTAGCCGGCCAGATGCGCCCGCAGGCAGTAGTCGTTGTCCTCGTAGTTGCCGATGCCGAAGACCTCGTCCAGCCCGCCGATGCGCGCGAGCAGCTCGCGCTTGATGAGCAGGCAGAAGCCGGTCAGCCGCAGGGTGCGGTCGACCCGTCCGGCCTCGTCGCGGGCGTGCGCGGCCGCGAACGCGTCGAGGCCCGCGACGTCGTCCAGGTCGCCCGTGCGGTAGCCCACCGTGCTGAGCCGCTGCAGGCCCGAGATCTCGTTGGTCACGGCGCCCACGAGCCCGGCCCGCGGATGGCGCTCGGCCGCGCGCACGAGCCGCTCGAGCCAGCCCGCGGTCACGATCGTGTCGCTGTTCAGCAGCACCAGGTGGCGGCCGGATGCGGCGGCCAGACCCAGGTTGTTGCCGCCGGCGAAGCCCAGGTTGGTCGCGCTGCGGATCACGCGCACGCGCGCGTGGCGCCCGGCCAGCCCGGCCAGCAGGTCGGCCGTGCCGTCGGTGCTGCCGTTGTCGACGAAGATCAGCTCATGCCGGGGATCGGTGTGGCGCAGCAGCGACGCGGCGCAGCGCTCGGTGTAGGCCGCCGCGTTGTGGCACAGCACCACCACCGACGCGCGGATGTCCGCCACGTCGGCCGCGTTCGCCGCCGAGCGGTCCGGGTGCAGGCGCCCCGTGTAGGTGTTCGCCGGGAACGCGATCAGCGGTTCGCGCCAGGGCCGGATCGCCCCGTGCTCCACCGGGGCCACGCGCCCGTCGGCGCTGATGGTGAAGTCGGGCCGGATGCGCCCGAGCCAGTTGGCCGAGATCAGCGCCTGGTCGTCGGCCGCGGTGCGCCGCGCCAGGACCGGATCCTCGGGCGCCTCGACCTCCGACACGCGCAGCCGGGTCATGATGCTCTCGTGGCGGTACACGCGGGTCCAGCCGCGCTCGCCCAGACGCAGGGAGAGATCGAGCCCCGCGGGCTCGGCCTCGGCCATGGGCTTGGGCCGGCTGAACTCCCGCCCGAGACCGTCGTCGAAACCGCCCACGGCGAAGAACGCGCTCGCCCGCACCATCAGGGCCTCGCCGGCCAGACCCTGCACGCTGAGGGGGCGGGTCGAGCCGGGCGCCTCGGCCCGCTGTCCCGCGTGGATGGCGCGCCCGGTCAGGCGCGGGCCGTGCTCGGTGGCCGTCTCCAGCACGGCCAGTCCGGCGTGGTCGATGAGGCCGTCCGGCAGGATGATCTTCCCCGCCACCGCACCCGCCAGCGGGTCCCGCTCCAGGGTCGCCAGCAGGGCTTCGGACCAGTGCGGGCCGACCACCACGCCCGGGTCCAGGAACATCAGGTATTTCCCCCGCGCCAGGCCCGCGCCGCTGTTCCGCGCCGCGGTGCGGCCGGGATTGCGGTCGAGGCTGACCAGGCGCAGTTCACCCTTTTCCGCTTGGTTGGCCAGGAACTGGCCGGAGTCGTCGTCCGACCCGCAGTCGACGACGATGATCTCGCAGGGAACGGCAGGGGGTTGGTCGCGCAGCGTCAGCAGCGTGAACTTCAAGCTGTTCAATTGGTTGCGTGCGGCGATGACGATCGAGAGGATCGTTCCGGCGTCGGTCATGGCTCATCTCCCGGGCCCAGGGGGAACAAGACGGTTGGATCCGGGAAATCTGTAGCAATTCGCGGGCCGGGCCGGGAGTGATCTTTCGCCGGGCCGGCGCCCGGCCGGGATGGACTTCTCTGTTCAAAATCGCTACCCTTGATCGGTCAGCGGCGGCCGTCCGGGCCACCGCCAGCCAAGGGGGATTCCCATGACCCGCACGCGCACCTTCACGGCCCTCGCCGCCCTGACCCTGGCCCTCGCGCTCGGCGCCTGCAAGGACGACGGCCACCCCAGCGCCTGTTCCGGCAACACGCCCACCCCGCCCCTCGTCTCCGCCTGGCCGCACGAGGACGGCCGGACCTGGAGCTACGACTTCATCTCCCTGTCGCGTGTCGACACCAACGCCACCCTCGTGGGCCCCGGCGAGACGATCCTGCCCCCCATGTCGTGGCTGCACGACCGCCTCGAGGAGCCCTTCGTCGCCGGCGACGGCGACACGCTGCGGGGCCGGTACGGCCTGACCTTCGACGGCGAGATGACCACCGACTCCGGCGTCACGACCCAGTACCTGCACGAGGAGATGCTGGTCGAGGAGCGCCCCGGACCCGCCGACGACGTCGACCCGCTGCTGGTCCTCCTGGCGCGCACGCGCCCGGACCTGCGTGATCGCCTGCCCGCCGCGGCGCTGGCCGCCGCCAAGTCCACGGCCGACGGATTCGCGCGGATCTCCGGCCCGCTGCTCCTGCACGGCTATGCGTTCGCCTGGGAGGACTCGGGCTACTACGGCTACGGCGACATCTCGACCCACCACAGCTGGGTCTTCATGGAGCGCGATCTCGAGGTGGGCACCGAGTTCTCCCTGCAGCTCGTGCCCGAACTGGCCGACGACATCTTCCTGTACGGTCGGGTCTGGTCGCGCGGGCCGGTCTCCGGCCTCGGCGAAACCCGCTGCGACGCCGTCGAG encodes the following:
- a CDS encoding SIMPL domain-containing protein, with amino-acid sequence MNTRTTLVLGVCLVAAGAVLGWTLGSGALRVKALDRTVVVKGLAEREIPADVVIWPIAFTAADNDLNALYGTIGGQSAAIEKFLAGAGIPADEITRNAPAIVDKLAQSYGGNEARFRYSATQVVTVYSRDVARVRAAQKGLADLGRQGIVFSGEQYGTQTQYLFTGLNDIKPDMIEEATRNAREVGEKFARDSSSTLGKIRSAQQGQFSITDRDQNNPHIKKVRVVSTVEYYLSD
- a CDS encoding glycosyltransferase — translated: MTDAGTILSIVIAARNQLNSLKFTLLTLRDQPPAVPCEIIVVDCGSDDDSGQFLANQAEKGELRLVSLDRNPGRTAARNSGAGLARGKYLMFLDPGVVVGPHWSEALLATLERDPLAGAVAGKIILPDGLIDHAGLAVLETATEHGPRLTGRAIHAGQRAEAPGSTRPLSVQGLAGEALMVRASAFFAVGGFDDGLGREFSRPKPMAEAEPAGLDLSLRLGERGWTRVYRHESIMTRLRVSEVEAPEDPVLARRTAADDQALISANWLGRIRPDFTISADGRVAPVEHGAIRPWREPLIAFPANTYTGRLHPDRSAANAADVADIRASVVVLCHNAAAYTERCAASLLRHTDPRHELIFVDNGSTDGTADLLAGLAGRHARVRVIRSATNLGFAGGNNLGLAAASGRHLVLLNSDTIVTAGWLERLVRAAERHPRAGLVGAVTNEISGLQRLSTVGYRTGDLDDVAGLDAFAAAHARDEAGRVDRTLRLTGFCLLIKRELLARIGGLDEVFGIGNYEDNDYCLRAHLAGYECLIARDCFVHHFGSRSFAAAGVDYVAQIHKQWDVFKRKWNIPAAIAFNGPVDLDRILARGFRAELHFHPLPAATGTGKEVPETVTAEG